One window of Candidatus Zixiibacteriota bacterium genomic DNA carries:
- the def gene encoding peptide deformylase, giving the protein MPKQKIVIYGDEVLRTQCTPVKEITAELREFIAEMFVVLKRVKGLGLSAPQVGRTERFFILDMSSVSLEHDRVVMINPEIVTTSGEQCGEEGCLSFPGLFLEVTRPSEVVCRYIDLDGQVRTVRAEGLFARAILHENDHLNGVLFIDHIEPAERELIAGKLKKIKVSA; this is encoded by the coding sequence GTGCCGAAACAAAAGATTGTGATTTACGGGGACGAAGTCCTGCGCACGCAGTGCACCCCGGTGAAAGAGATTACCGCGGAGCTGCGGGAGTTCATCGCGGAGATGTTTGTGGTGCTCAAGCGGGTGAAAGGGTTGGGCTTGTCGGCGCCGCAGGTCGGGCGCACGGAACGCTTTTTCATCCTCGACATGTCGTCAGTATCGCTGGAACACGACCGGGTGGTGATGATCAACCCGGAAATCGTGACGACCTCGGGCGAGCAGTGCGGCGAGGAAGGGTGTTTGTCGTTCCCGGGTTTGTTCTTGGAAGTTACGCGCCCCAGCGAGGTGGTGTGCCGGTATATCGACCTGGACGGCCAGGTGCGAACGGTGCGCGCCGAGGGGCTGTTTGCGCGGGCGATTTTGCACGAAAACGACCATTTGAACGGCGTGTTATTTATTGATCATATAGAACCGGCGGAACGCGAGTTGATTGCCGGGAAGTTGAAAAAAATAAAGGTTTCAGCATAA
- a CDS encoding queuine tRNA-ribosyltransferase, giving the protein MSAEFQFAVVARSGRARAGVVTTAHGRIETPIFMPVGTAASVKTLDADDLRYVGAQIILGNTYHLFLRPGIVIIRNAGGLARFNGWLGPTLTDSGGYQAFSLKELRKITEEGIHFRSNIDGSPHLFTPEVTIDVQTAIGADIIMPLDVCIEYPCTHEEAARAERMTLRWAERSKAHWEKVCEQIRKEMSGFSRSGALDDPEVGGARNPTYGGRAGIEHPSEAAGRRRYGPVVGNFAPTLFGIVQGSVYPDLREQSARALVELEFPGYAIGGLSVGEPKSEMFPILEAVDPILPEHKPRYLMGVGTPADLVLAVERGIDMFDCVMPTRNARNGTAFTRFGRLNVKLAQYSADYRPLDEECACLCCRHYSRSYLRHLINVQEIAGMRLLTLHNLFYYLDLMRRARQAILADAYGRFKEAFFRLYQEEPDVV; this is encoded by the coding sequence ATGAGCGCGGAATTCCAGTTTGCAGTGGTGGCGCGGTCGGGGCGGGCGCGGGCGGGCGTGGTGACCACGGCGCATGGACGGATCGAGACACCGATCTTCATGCCGGTCGGCACGGCGGCTTCGGTGAAGACCCTCGATGCCGACGACCTGCGGTATGTCGGGGCGCAGATCATCCTTGGGAATACCTACCACCTGTTCCTTCGGCCGGGGATCGTGATCATCCGCAATGCCGGCGGGCTGGCGCGCTTCAACGGCTGGCTGGGACCGACTTTGACCGACTCGGGCGGGTATCAGGCGTTCTCGCTGAAGGAACTGCGCAAGATCACCGAAGAGGGGATACATTTCCGGTCGAACATCGACGGGTCGCCGCATCTGTTTACGCCGGAGGTGACGATCGATGTGCAGACGGCGATCGGGGCGGATATTATCATGCCGCTTGATGTTTGTATCGAGTATCCGTGCACGCATGAGGAGGCCGCGCGCGCCGAGCGGATGACGTTGCGGTGGGCGGAACGGTCGAAGGCGCATTGGGAGAAGGTGTGCGAGCAGATACGCAAAGAGATGTCGGGTTTCTCGCGGTCGGGTGCATTGGATGATCCGGAGGTCGGTGGCGCTCGGAACCCGACCTACGGTGGCAGGGCAGGTATCGAGCATCCGAGTGAGGCGGCTGGACGACGCAGGTATGGGCCCGTGGTAGGGAATTTTGCACCGACGCTGTTCGGGATTGTGCAGGGGTCGGTGTATCCCGATCTGCGGGAGCAATCGGCACGGGCGCTGGTGGAGTTAGAATTTCCCGGCTATGCGATCGGCGGGCTGTCGGTCGGGGAGCCGAAGAGCGAGATGTTTCCGATTCTTGAGGCGGTCGACCCGATTCTGCCGGAGCACAAACCGCGCTACCTGATGGGGGTGGGGACGCCGGCAGATTTGGTGCTGGCGGTGGAGCGCGGGATCGACATGTTCGACTGTGTGATGCCGACGCGCAATGCGCGCAATGGGACGGCATTTACGCGGTTTGGGCGGCTGAACGTCAAATTGGCGCAATATTCTGCGGATTACCGGCCGCTCGATGAGGAGTGCGCCTGTCTATGTTGCCGGCACTATAGCCGCTCCTATTTGCGGCATTTGATCAACGTGCAGGAGATTGCGGGCATGCGTCTCTTGACTTTGCATAACCTCTTCTACTATCTTGACTTGATGCGTCGGGCCCGGCAGGCGATCCTGGCGGACGCCTATGGCCGGTTCAAGGAGGCGTTTTTCCGTCTCTATCAGGAGGAGCCCGACGTCGTATAA
- the yajC gene encoding preprotein translocase subunit YajC, whose product MDLLLMAAPQGQGGSAGGGFVSMILMFGAIFLVMYFFMIRPQQKRQKEHQKMLSELKKGDRVLTNSGMYGTIFGFSDDENKIILKVSDEVKLEFHKSAIANKVS is encoded by the coding sequence ATGGATTTATTATTGATGGCAGCCCCGCAGGGTCAAGGTGGATCGGCGGGCGGCGGATTCGTGAGCATGATTTTGATGTTCGGGGCGATCTTCCTGGTGATGTACTTCTTTATGATTCGCCCGCAGCAGAAGCGGCAGAAGGAGCACCAGAAGATGTTGTCGGAGTTGAAGAAGGGCGACCGGGTGCTGACCAACAGCGGGATGTACGGGACGATTTTCGGGTTTTCCGACGACGAGAATAAAATCATCCTGAAAGTTTCCGATGAAGTAAAATTAGAGTTCCACAAGTCGGCCATAGCCAACAAGGTGTCGTGA